In the genome of Candida dubliniensis CD36 chromosome 3, complete sequence, the window ATACATACACATATCCTGTAATCTATGTTTAGTTCCATAGTTTGATTGAATTATCGGCACTTCCGCTAATAAATAGACACCTCATTCgtttttcaacttctttCAACAAATCTTCCTGACTAGTTGGAGTCAGATCACTTGCCTCCTTCAACCGAGCAAAATCAATGTCGTTTATGAATCCATCGTGACCTATAATAGTTTTAACCACATTTACTGACCCCGTTTCCAACAAGCTAGACAAATCCCAAAACTTGATTGTCTTATCATCACTAccactaataataaacctCCCATTTGGATGCACGCATAAACATTTGACCCAGGACAGATGACCCCTGAGCTCGGCAATCATCCAACTTTGAGAGTTGTTGTACTTTGAAGGAAGTGGTGGTCTATGGGGTGCAATTTTTGGAGGCGGAATTAACCATAACTTGATCGTGTTATCTCTACTGGCAGTTATACAGTATTTGAAGCCCAACTGGTTATATGTCTTGTCTTTTAGTAGTTCCAAAGGTATTGTAGGAAACTGCTCAATATTTTTAGTTATGTACTCATCGAGTATTTTGTTGGCTTGCAATGCAGGTAGAAATTTGACTGTTTCCACAACATGGCCATGACCAACAATCATTGCTAAACCTGCTCCACTACTTGCATGAGACAATCTCGCCAGCTGGTCATTTGAACAAGTTAACACAAAATCCCCGTTATTATCCAGCAGTACAATATCTAAATCTCGACACCATTCACTGTGGCCCACAAAACTCTTTAAACTTATGCCTTGAAAAATATCCCAAACTCGAATATTCTTGTCTCGTGATACAGAATACAAAATGCTATTATCAATTGGAGAAAATTGTATTGATGAAACTGTGTGCTCATGCCCATTCAACGTACGAATATGATTAAACTTCTCATCCCAAATTTTGATAGTTAAATCGGAGGAACAAGTAGCCAAATAGTATGGCTTTTTATAGGTAAAACATATCTTGTTGATTGCTCTTGTATGTGCTTTAATCATTTTTTCTGGTATCGTATTGTCGTCATTGGAAATATTCCATATATATAGATTTCCATCGTTGCACCCATTGAGCACCAAGGGTAAATTTGGATGTAACTTCACAGTCGTTACAATATTTTCACATTGATAGCTTTGCTTAGCTGTACCCTTAGGTATCCAGTTAATTTTGTCCTTACTTAAAACAATACCATTATTATCGgaattagaagaattaataatgttattcaaattactaatttcattttcaagaTCGATGATCTTCTTTTGAAGCCGTAAAACCGTCGACCATCTTTTCTCCAAGTAATTATCTActttttcaacattattAGACTCCTGTGTCCATTGGTCTATATTAAGTATTTTGGAAAGTTGGTCGAGTAAAGCATGATTGTCTTGTTGACACAATGGCTGTAAATACTGTATTATAGCATAGTTTAATTCAGTTTGCTGTCGTTCCGTCAATATCAGCAATTTTTCCATGTTGATTTTAACTATGCACTGGGTCTATAATTTGGAAACGTCTATTTAATATGTTATTGActataaattgattaatagtTGATGAAAACTTTTTATtgtgtttttgttttcaatttgagtTCAtgagattttttttttttttttgtcttgcttttttttttttccctgTTCGTCATAGTTAATTATACCAAACTTGTCAGTTTAAAGTTGGTATTTGGTGTCCTGTCAACTGCCAACTACAGGAGTAGATTAATTAGATTTGACAGGTAGTAATATATCACGGTGATTTTAAATAGTGTGTATAGaagaaatataattatttaagTAACTTAAGATCTGTTAAATATTCGGAGATTATTGAAGTCCctgatttaataataataatggaacACCGAACGCGTCAAGTGTTGGTGTGACCACTGGAATAAACTCATTTCAAGTCACAACTAATTACGCTTCTGCAAGGATACAAGTCAGGATTCAGCCAAGTTTagttttttgttgttgaatattGTCTCCGGTGACTAATGCACCATTTAAAATgcaatcaacaattatcagcttttttttttgtatagCTCAAACTTATGGGTGTGTTTAAAATACATAAGATAGAGTTATTACTACAAACTTTTTGCACAGTTTTATACTTCTAACATTGAATATGTGAAACAGTAGTGAAATTGTTTGTCTATGGCAGAGTTCCTTTTAATGCAGCAAATCTAGCTTTTAAAGCATCGAAATCAGATTCTTCCTGTATTTTAGGATCGTGATTCTTAAAGACAGGTTTGACTGCCACACCACCCAACGGTTCCGCTAACCCAAATTCTTTCTGTCctccatcatcatcatcatcatcatcattgtcatcattattgttcTTATCACCCGTGGCATTAGTTGCCTCTTCTTCCTTTAATCCACTGTAGGGTACATTATAAGCTCTTGCTATTTCACATAAATACAAGTCGACCAATGTTTCACTTGGCGGTTCAATGTCACATCGTTTAACAACTTTTTCCGGTACTTCTTCGCCATTTTTGTTATCTAATATTGGCTGAGCAAATTCAGGTCCACCAAATTTATATATCAAAATGTCTTTAATTGTgatcaattctttcaattctgTATGGTTAGCAGAATAAATAATACTATTAACGGCTTCCTGTAAATTCTTTTCAACTGTAGTTCGTTCTAACAATATCGGTAAACGTGCCAATAATAACTCACAATACAATTCTAAAATCtccaataattcaatatataTGTCATCGCGGATTATGTTTTCTACTCGGATCTTACTACTCGACTCTTTTCCTTGAGATAATAACTCAGATAATTGACGTCTTTGTTGCTTGGTGATGGCAGTTTTCTTCTCCTGGATAAACTTTAATTTACTTATTGCCATTTTCAATGTTGTTTTCAATCTCAATGGATTGAGATGTGGTGGTACTGCAAGTGGTCTAGCCATGATCCAGAAATGGGTTATATGTGAATTATATTGTATTTCAATTGGACTTGGTGGTCTCTCTTTCTGTTGGAGGTAATAATCGTTgtgactttttttttttttttttgcctcCTCTGTTTGCATTCTCACGTCAGTTCTTGGGCTAGAGCCCTCCCGCTAGCCAAGATCATGTATAGACTTTGCTAAACTGTTTATAGCAGGTATTTATCTATATTTatgaaataattcaaaCTATAATAACACTAATGTTAACCAAAATAAACTAAATACTTATATGCCTGACCGCCTTAACCTTCTTTTACAATGGTATGCTCATGTGGAGGTACTCCTTTCACCAATACTTCATCGTCATCTTCAATAATATCTAATGTTGCATcagttgattttgaaactGATTTAACTGTGCAACACTGAATTTCTTTAATCCACTCATCTTCTAGAATTTCTTCCATGGTTGCTCTTTTCTTTGGGTCAACCTCCAATAATCTTGATATAACCGGTCTAGCAGCATGGGGCAATAATCTCATCAATCTATATGGACCATGAATCTGTTTATGATGTGATTTCTTCTTATCATCCGAACCGTGCTCTGCATCTTTTAGTCTTTGcttttcttcctcttcGTGAATTTGTgccaattgtttttgatatttaGGATCAGCATCTCGCAAAGCCTCATATTTCTCTTTAAGCTCATTCTTTTtatcttcaaattcttgtAGTTTTTTGTCAATGTCGTTTAATTGTGCCATAATCTCTTCTGCTTGCTCGTCTGTTAAAACAGTAACAGCTTCATTTGACTTTTCCTTGCCAGTAGTGGAAGTAGCATTTGTTCCCAGTTCGGTTTCATGAGAATGATGATGCTGTGGTACACTTTCAGCATCtttcatttcttcatcCTCTTTATATGCATCAGCGTCATTCTTATCACCctgttcttcttctagctgctttttccttttgttCAGTCTAACAATTGTATTCTTTAGCTTACGCTGTTGCAACAAAAGTTTATGACATTCATTactcaaataataatcatggAAGTTATCATCATACATGCAATAAAGACGGAAACTGTTATCCTTTTCTGGGTTAGGTATTTTCCAGGGGAATCTCTTTAAAGTCatacaacaataaattaTGGCAATAGACCATAAATCCACAGGTTGTGGATTATAGCTATTTGGTGATTTTAAAACTTCTGGAGCCAAGTAAGGATCAGATCCAACAATACCATGGCACGGTTGAATCGAATTGTTACTACCAAACTGTTCATAGGGATACTTGAAAATGACAGCACtaccaaaatcaataattttcaaaatcccTTCATTCGTTATAACACAATtatccaatttcaaatcacgATGCGCCAACCCTAATTTGTGCAAATATGCCACACcttcaata includes:
- a CDS encoding microtubule plus-end binding protein, putative (Similar to S. cerevisiae PAC1;~In S. cerevisiae: protein involved in nuclear migration, part of the dynein/dynactin pathway; targets dynein to microtubule tips, which is necessary for sliding of microtubules along bud cortex), which translates into the protein MEKLSILTERQQTELNYAIIQYLQPLCQQDNHALLDQLSKILNIDQWTQESNNVEKVDNYLEKRWSTVLRLQKKIIDLENEISNLNNIINSSNSDNNGIVLSKDKINWIPKGTAKQSYQCENIVTTVKLHPNLPLVLNGCNDGNLYIWNISNDDNTIPEKMIKAHTRAINKICFTYKKPYYLATCSSDLTIKIWDEKFNHIRTLNGHEHTVSSIQFSPIDNSILYSVSRDKNIRVWDIFQGISLKSFVGHSEWCRDLDIVSSDNNGDFVLTCSNDQSARLSHASSGAGLAMIVGHGHVVETVKFLPALQANKILDEYITKNIEQFPTIPLELLKDKTYNQLGFKYCITASRDNTIKLWLIPPPKIAPHRPPLPSKYNNSQSWMIAELRGHSSWVKCLCVHPNGRFIISGSDDKTIKFWDLSSLLETGSVNVVKTIIGHDGFINDIDFARLKEASDSTPTSQEDLLKEVEKRMRCLFISGSADNSIKLWN
- a CDS encoding serine/threonine-protein kinase, putative (Similar to S. cerevisiae HRK1) → MPDKHKLKLFGKHKHDKDDELSLSTSNHSHGSARKFLGFHIGKHESGESLTSPVMSNSSEGHHHNHHPHQANSSANHRNPSPIHSNTGTATTVPSIQSPQPHASGLHREDSDKKSSGSVVDLKKFFKTKKTSNPRKEGHSILGHYSNQLHSPPPMAQVHSPGAGSGNGSALQSREQSSTSLATLINQTSSQLLYNASHSVNSNRDPFTDDNSPLVKKYGKIGKELGSGAGGSVKLITRPSDSKTFAVKEFRAKRSTESLKDYTRKCTAEYCIGSTLRHPNIIKTIDIIHENNRYFEIMEYAPIDFFAVVMSGEMSRAEINCCLKQIIEGVAYLHKLGLAHRDLKLDNCVITNEGILKIIDFGSAVIFKYPYEQFGSNNSIQPCHGIVGSDPYLAPEVLKSPNSYNPQPVDLWSIAIIYCCMTLKRFPWKIPNPEKDNSFRLYCMYDDNFHDYYLSNECHKLLLQQRKLKNTIVRSNKRKKQLEEEQGDKNDADAYKEDEEMKDAESVPQHHHSHETESGTNATSTTGKEKSNEAVTVLTDEQAEEIMAQLNDIDKKLQEFEDKKNELKEKYEALRDADPKYQKQLAQIHEEEEKQRLKDAEHGSDDKKKSHHKQIHGPYRLMRLLPHAARPVISRLLEVDPKKRATMEEILEDEWIKEIQCCTVKSVSKSTDATLDIIEDDDEVLVKGVPPHEHTIVKEG
- a CDS encoding increased sodium tolerance protein 1 homologue, putative (Similar to S. cerevisiae IST1;~computational analysis of large-scale protein-protein interaction data in S. cerevisiae suggests that this protein is a translation initiation factor); translated protein: MQTEEAKKKKKSHNDYYLQQKERPPSPIEIQYNSHITHFWIMARPLAVPPHLNPLRLKTTLKMAISKLKFIQEKKTAITKQQRRQLSELLSQGKESSSKIRVENIIRDDIYIELLEILELYCELLLARLPILLERTTVEKNLQEAVNSIIYSANHTELKELITIKDILIYKFGGPEFAQPILDNKNGEEVPEKVVKRCDIEPPSETLVDLYLCEIARAYNVPYSGLKEEEATNATGDKNNNDDNDDDDDDDGGQKEFGLAEPLGGVAVKPVFKNHDPKIQEESDFDALKARFAALKGTSP